The segment CTTTTCGTGCGCGCTCGATTGTCTTTTTTTCGGGCACGGCTGTGACCTCCTGTAACGTCACGCCTGTGTCAGCCCGCGAAGGCGGGCTGACACACTTCGCAAAATTTTTGTCTGGTTGCGGTCACCACAGATCCCGCCTCGATTGTGCGACGAAACGTGAGCGGCTTTGTTCGCGGCGCGTGAATTCTCTGAATCGGGACGTTCCCTCTCCTTGGGGAACGACGCGATTGCGCGCTGGTGGCAGCATGCAACCTTCCGCAACCAGCGCGCTCGCGAGCATCACCTGGTCGATGTCCTGATGGTCGCGCCAGGTGCGCTGGCGCCGGTGCTCCGCATCGAGCCGGAACGGGACGATCTTGTCGGAAAGTGATGCGTACGCGGACAAAGCAGCCGCACGTTCACAAAACTCCGCGGGCAGCCTTGCGGCTTTGCCTTGGTCCGCGACAAGCTCGATCTCGGCGAGTCCGATCGCCATGCCGAGCTCAAAAAATTCGAGACGCATCGACGCAGGTCGCAGAAGTCGTCCCGACGCGAGAAGCGCGCGAGGCCTGCAGTCGCCGCGCGGCAGAGCTTCGCTCAACGACGACTCGAGGACACCAGGCTGCCGAGTCAGTCGTGCCGCGGAAACATCCGGCTGAGCATCCAGTGCGTCGGCCAGTATACGAACACCGGAAGTACCACCATCACGACAACGAGATAGGCAGCCGGTGAAAGTGCATGCTGCGGCCTGGCTCCGGGACCGAACGCCCAGTTGATGTTCTTGTCCGGATCCGTGAACAGCCACGTGACGACGAGCACGATCCATGCGAGCACGATCTGCAGCGGCAGCGCGCGGCGGTCATAGCCGAGCACCGCAAGCACCCACAGGAGCGTTGCCGGCATGCCGACGTGGAAGATCGCCGACAGCCATTTCACGCGCCGTGTCGTTTCCGGATCCGTCATGTACGCCGCCAGCCCGATCGGATCGGAGCCGATCAGCAGCCGGCAGAGGAGGCTCACCAGCCACGCGAACTCGAGCATCAGCACCGCCACCGACATCGTGCTCGCCAGCAGGCTGCTCTCGAGCCACAGTGCAGGCACCGTCGCCAGCAGCGCGATGTCCGAGAACCACAGGAAGTTCGCCGGGCCATTGTCGATCCACCAGATGGGGACGAGCACGACGACGAACGCCGTGTAGAGAAGCTTGAGCCAGATCGGCAGGAGATCCGGACCGGTCATCGCCCTTACGATCTATCCGGCCGGGCAGTACGGGAACAAGGACAGCAGCGGATCAACGAGACGCGGGCCTCGAAATCGCGGGCGAACCCGGCGGCACATCGATCGTTTTCCGAAAAATGGATTTTCCATGCACCTGATCGGGTGCGATCCCACAAGACTCCGGCCGGCCAGCCAGACCTTGCCACACGGCCTGTGCCTTGACCGAGGCTCTGCTGTGATGTCGAGCACCGGGCGCGCTCGCCCTTGCCCTTCGCGTCATCGAGTTCCTCTTTCACTGGAATCCGAACGGACAGAAAGAGACTGCTTCGCCGTGCAAACCGCGAAGAGCCCTGCCCGCTTGACTTTATCGGACCGCCCCAGCGATCGGAGTGCCTTGTCCGACTCGAGCTATTCCGCCGCCGCGCACTGCGAAGCGTCGGGAATCGCGATGCTCAGCGTCGTTGGCTCCAGCGTATACGCACCGGCAGATGCCAGGCCGACGGCCGGCAGCAGGAACGTCGCGGCTCCGACGATGTCCGCGATGCCGGCGCCCGACAATCTCTTGCCGAAGGCGCCGCTACCCGCGGAGTTGCCACAGCGTGCGATGACCGTGTGGCTGTGTCGATTGGACAGGCGAAGGTGCTGAGGGGCCTTGCCCACGGGCTCGCCGTCCACCACGAGCTCGGCGCCTTCGTGTGACGCCGTGATGGTCACGTCGGTGTAGCCCTTGGCGGCCAGCGAGCATCCGTGGGCGAAGAGCAGCAGCGCGGCCATCGATGCGCATCGCAGGCTTTTCATCGTGTCCCTTCCTCCGATGGTACGTAACTTGCCATCCCCAACAGTTCCCCGCTGGCCGATGGAGCATTTGTCATACAGCCCCGTTCTTGACCAAGCTCCCCCAGTGATGTTGAGCAACGGGCGCTCTGCCACGTTTTCGCTGCGCCGAATTTTGGCACACGGAGGGGGCGGCGGCTGCTTCAAGGCCCTTTCTCTTCAAACGTTTGCTCTAGACTGACGCTCGGCAAGCCACTACAAACCAGGGAATCGCCGAGCGACGAGAGCCTGGCCCGGAGGGACCCTTTTGAAGCATCCCACGATGAACACCTGGCTGCTGGCTGCCATGTTGATTGCCCCTGTATGGACGGCCTCGGTCGCCATGGCGCAGAGTACCTGCGTTGTCGACACCACCCTCGATACGGACGCGGGCACTCCGCCAGCCGCCGGCTCGCTTCGTTTCTGTATGGTGAGCGTCCGGTCCGGTGACACCGTCGCCTTCGACTCCACGGTCTTCGCCGTCGCGAATGCGGACGCAGACACGGTCATCAACGTGCTGGGTGAGCTCCCGGCGCTCGACCAGGGAAACGTGACGATCGATGCCTCCGAACGCAGGGTGACCGTCAACGGTTCTGGTGCCGGTTCGTCAGCGGGTCTGGTAATCGCATCGGACGGAAATCGGATCATGGGCCTCAGCCTGACGGACTTTGCCGGGGATGGCATCCGCATCGACAGCGGTATGGCGAATGTCATCGGCGGCCCTCGTTCGACAGGCGCAGGCTCAGGACCGAATGGACAGGGACTGCGTCTTTCCGGCAACGGCTCCTTCGGCCTCGAGATCACGGGTGCGGCCAGCAGCAGCAATGTCATCAAGGGCTGCTGGATCGGAGTGGACGCATCCGGATCGGCACCGCAGCCAAACCTTGCGGGCGTGATCATCCAAGGTGGCTCGCACGGGAACACGATCGGCGGCGTAACCGCGGGCGAGGCCAACATGATCGGCGGCAACACGCTCGACGGCATAACCGTCGCCGATACCGGCAGCGACGACAACATGATCATAGGGAACGTCGTCGGAGGGGCAGCGGAAGAGGATGGCCTTGGCGGCCGGTCGTCCGTCGGCAACGGCAGCGCCGGCATCTTCTTGTCACGTGGCACGAACAATACGCAGGTGGGCGGGGATACTCCCGGCTCGGCGAACTTCATCGGGTTCAACGGCTCGAATGGAGTGGAGATTCGTACAACGACGAGCAAATCCAATTCGGTGCGAGGCAACAAGATCAGTAAGAATAAAAAGGGCGGAATCGCGCTCTTCGACGGCAGCAACAACGGCATCGTCGCGCCGACGATCACCAAGGTGCAGGACCTCGGACCGAGTTCGTCGGGGATGGGAACGACGCTTCGGATCGATGGTGTTTCGCCGCAGGACGGCGGCATCGAACTTTTCACGGATCCCGAGAATCAGGGCGCGACGATTCTCGGCCGCAAAGTGGTGACTGCCGGAGCCTGGACGGCGGATCTGGACGTCAGCGACATTCTCGATCTGTCGGCGACATTGACGGACGCTCTCGGCGATACTTCCCGGTTCGGCGTCTTCGGACTCACGGCGGACGATACGGACGGCGATGGAGTGTCGGACGTCATCGAAGGTCTCGCCGGAACGGATCCGGCCGATCCGCTAGCTACCCCGGATTTCGCCGGAGCGATCACTCCGAGCAAGACTTTCATCAAGCTGAATTTCGCGATCCCCGACAACGACTCCATCAAGCTGAAGACGAACGTGATCGTGCCGCCCGGCTTTAGTCCTGACGGCTCGACTCTCGGCGTCTACGTCGCGGGGTATGCCGAAAAGTTCACTCTGGATTCGAACGGAAAATCCTCTTCGGCGACCAGCTCGGTCGCGTTGAAATCGTCGGCCAGCAAGGGACTTCTCGTGACGTTCGTCATCAAAGGCGCTGCGTTGCAGGCGACTCTGGCGACGAGCGGGCTGACGGACAAGACCACGGCGACTGGTGAGCGGTGGGTCCTTCCGATCGCAATCACGACGGGAAGCTCCGTTTCTTTCGCCACGGTCTCGGTGCAGTACAAGGCGAAGAAAGGAAAAACCGGGATCGCCAGATAACCGGCAGTGTCTCACTTTGAAACCGCCTGGCCGCGGTGACGTTCCCCCGGTGCCAAAACTCTGCCGAACGAATCGGGGAGGCATTTCGACGGAGCACCGATCCCGAAGAGACCTTCGCGTCCTACCCGCCTGGCCGCCGGAGCCGGGAGGCATTGCTGGACGTTGGAGAGTCGCAACCGCCGGCCGCGAAGATGCTCGGCGATGGGGCACATCGAGGCCCCCGCGAGCCGGGGCCGGGCATTTTTGTGCTGATCAGCACATGGGCTCACCCCGCCTCGATGCGGCGCCACCCGGCAGAATAATTGCCATGGTACTGGTCAGCGGGCGCAAGTT is part of the Candidatus Binatia bacterium genome and harbors:
- a CDS encoding membrane-associated protein; its protein translation is MTGPDLLPIWLKLLYTAFVVVLVPIWWIDNGPANFLWFSDIALLATVPALWLESSLLASTMSVAVLMLEFAWLVSLLCRLLIGSDPIGLAAYMTDPETTRRVKWLSAIFHVGMPATLLWVLAVLGYDRRALPLQIVLAWIVLVVTWLFTDPDKNINWAFGPGARPQHALSPAAYLVVVMVVLPVFVYWPTHWMLSRMFPRHD